The segment ACGCCTCAAAACTTTCGATGGAAGGAGATCCGGGAGAACGATTTCAAAAAGACCGGACCCTGTTTCTTAAACTGTTTGACCTTTGCCGGAAAAATAACCTGCAACCCGACTTCCGCTTAAAAAGACAACTCAGGCGTCACAAACATCTGCTGGATCATGAATTTATAAAAGAAAACGCCGTCAAAGAGTTTCTTTTTTCCCTTCTTGAAAACCCGCATTCAGAAAAGAGCCTTCGGCTTTTACACGAGTCGGAAATACTGGGACAGATCCTTCCGGAATTTGGCCGGGCGCATTGCATGGTCAGCTACGATTTTTATCACCGCTACACCGCCGACGAACATTCCCTCAGAATGGTTCGCTTCCTGGAGGAACTGATCAATTCCACAGGGCACGGCCTGGAGGAGTTGATCCGTATTTACCAAGACCTTCCCGAAAAACCGCTCCTCAAGTTCGCGGTCCTTCTCATGTCCATCGGGAAAGATCACGGATCGCAGACCGACTGCAATCAGGGAGAAATTTTGTCCACCATCACCGACCGTTTCAAACTCACCCCTTCTGAAGCCGAGACCCTGCACTTCCTCATTACAAACCAAATTGAAATGATTGAAACCGCTTTGCATCAGGACATTCACGAACCCACTATCATCAAAAACTTTGCAAAACGCGTCGAAAACGAAGAGCGATTGAAGCTTTTGTATCTCATGAGTTATGCGGACCTTCGAGCCGTGGCTCCGGGGACCTGGACTTCATGGAAAAGTGTTTTGCTGTCCGAGTTGTATCACCGCGCCCTCCAGTACCTGGAAAGGCCCGCATCCCTTAAGGAAAAACCGCAAGCCACCAGCGATGCCGTGTACCAGGCCCTTCAATCCGAGTTTCCGGTAGCAGAAATTGAACATCATCTGGACCAGCTTCATGAAGACTATCTGCGGTCATCAAGGTCCGACGAAATCGCACTGCACCTTCGCCTCATTCGTTCGCTCGGGGGGAAAAAGTTTATTTTAAATCATCAGTACAACGAGGCGGGAAACTTCCATCATTTGACCCTGTGCTGCCTGGCAAAACTGGAAGCCTTTAAAAAGCTGGTGGGAACGTTGACCGCCAAAAACCTCAATATTTTAGGAGCCCGAATCTATTTAAAAAAAGACGGGATCGTCATTTTATCCATTCAAGTAGGAGCCGCCAAAGAGGACCCGCAGAACCTGCAAATCTGGAAAGCCGTGAAACAAAACCTCGGAGAAGTTTTCGAAGGCAAAACGAGCCTTAGAACCTTATTAGCGGGCCGTACCCGCTACGTGACGCAAAAATCCGCAGCGCTGGCCATCACTCCTAAAATTCAAGTGGACAATTCGATGCAAACGCCGTTCACGTTTGTCCGCATAGAGGCTAGGGACCACATCGGCATGCTGTTCAAAATCGCCACCGTGTTTGCCGAATTCGGCATCCAGGTGCATCGCGCCAAGGTCTCCACCAAAGGCGACCGCGGGGTGGACGTATTTCATGTGTCCCTGAACGACAAAAAAATCGTATTCCCGAAACTGATCCGCCGGATCAAAGAGAAACTCGTTCAAATCCTGCTGACGGAAAAGTTGGAAGACATCGCCTGAACTGTAAAAATTTCCTTCCTCGTTTAGGAAGAGTAGAATATTCGTCCTCTCCCCCTTGGGGGAGAGGATTCAGGTGAGGGAGGATGTTTTTAAAAAATACTTTCAAAAATTTTCCGCACCCAAAACCATGAATCTTTCCTTGATAGGACTTTTATTATTCCCCGGATGGCTGTTGGCGTCCTCTCACGATGCACCACAACCCAGACTGGAATTAGGAAAGGAAATTTATCTCAAGCGATGCAAGGTCTGTCACGGAATGAATGGGGATGGCAAAAGCTTCGCCGCCAACGCATTGAATCCGCCGCCCAGAAACTTCACCTCTCCGGAATCAAAAAAACAACTCACCCTGAAACGCATGATCGACGCCGCCACCAACGGCCGCCCCGGCACCGCCATGATGCCCTGGAAGGACAATCTAACGACGGGTGAAATCCGAGCTGTCGTGCATTACATCCGAACAAAACTGATGGGCTTAAGTCATTGAAAATTAGGAGAAAAGGTTTCTAAAAATGGACTTTCCCGCCAATACAGGCTATAAGTTCATTTAAGGAAATTCATCTTACATTTAAAAATCGAGTTAAGCGAATGGGAATAATCCTTATTAAAAGATCAAACCAAGTTAAAGGATCAATAATAATCATCTTCTTGGTATTACTAACCGGGTGCTCAACTAAAGACATAGTATTAAACTATTCCCCTAGCTCAACGATGACGGTTAAAGGGGCTCTAGACGTGGGTAGGTTTGAATACTTACCGGCCAAAAACAATGATATTAAACCCAATCAAATTAAAAATAGCGCACTGGGTAACGTTCTATTCGAAAAGAATATTCACGAATACTTCGAAGCCGCTTTATTTACGGAAGCAAGATTCGTGGGTATTGAGGTTAATAATTCTAATGCTTCCGTTTCTGGAGAAATAAGAGAATTCTTCATAGATGATTTAGGGTTCAGTGTCGATTGGACTTTAGAAGTCACTTACCTAGTTAAAAAAAACGGCCAAAGATCAAACTGTTACCATAAAACCAAAAAGATCGAAAAGAATACAGAAAAATTTGCGAATGTATTTGGCACGTTAAATGAAATAATAAAGCTTAATATCGAGGAAGCCTTTAAGGATATGGAATTCACTGAGTGCATTAGGCTTGCATCCTAATATATATCCAATTCCCTGCAATCAAGCCCAATAGTGCACTCAATCCAACACCTTCCCCAACTCCAACGCAATTCGCCGCAAGGTCCCTGGTCTGTCCGTCACAATGCCGTCCACCCCGAGATGGATCAGACACCATAATTTTTCCTCATCGTTAAAGGTCCAGCTGATCATCTTTATATAGTTCGAATCGCTTTTCTGATAGTTGTCCCGGATTTTGAAATCCATGGTCAAGATATGCTGGTAGATTTCCCAGGGGCTGAGAATTGGCGAACCGGTATGCATCTGCAATCCAATACCGGCAAACCGGTTTTTGAATTGCATGGCATGGGGAACCGAAGTGAACCTGTGGTAATTTGTGATTCCAACGGCGGGAATTTCCCGGTCATAGGAAAACAAAAAATCACTGAATTGGTGTTTGACCCGGTTTAAAATTTCCTCGTGTGGAGTCACAAAAATCAGGTCAAAACCCGGCGGCGGATGCATGCGATCCACCCCGTTTTTTATCGCTTGCAACATAAGCGGAGCCAACCGGCTTTCATCAGCCGGAACCCGCAACTTAAAAAAAACGGCCCTGAGTGTTTCCTGTCCAGCCGCCCATCCGATAAAGTCTTCAATGGTGGGAATCTGAATATCGGATTTTGCTTGGGTGATTTTATCTTGATATCCGTAATGCTCTCGAAACGTTGTCAACGTGAGTTCACTGATTTTTTTTCGCCATCGCGATTCCTCCAGAGGACCAGACGGTTTGAATTTCACCACCGGTTCGCGTCCTTCCTGCCGGATTAAAGCGATCGAATCGTTCGGGTCCCAATCGTGCCAGAGAACCACCTTCCCATCCCGAGTCAGCGACAAATCCACTTGCAGAGCATTGGCTCCATCGACCTGCAAAGCTTCTTCAAAAGCTGGCAGGGTGTTTTCCGGAAATTTCGTGGTCGATCCTCTATGCGCGATCACTAAAAAACCTTGCTGAGAAAACTCAGAGCCCATCCTTGTCGGGCACTTGGCGGTCCCCTGACCCACCGT is part of the Nitrospinaceae bacterium genome and harbors:
- the glnD gene encoding bifunctional uridylyltransferase/uridylyl-removing enzyme, with translation MNDSIHHYKFGLDFSPVQNVPEDPKERHAFFSAFKTLLNDEKEKIRTWHRGGAGGREVIQTHTCLIDEVIRHLIDALASNPLYSKSNILEEFALVAVGGYGRGEMNPLSDIDLLFLRPEKVKKTTDQFIQDLISIFWGIGLEIGHSCRSIKECVQLAKQDLTIKTSMIETRFLTGQKEIYESFNRSFDKDVLKKNINKFLDSKLNEKYARYGTDDELVCAQEPNIKDGPGGLRDYHTALWATAVRFDCLSIREIGPNDMISSGEVDMLYESVNFILRVRNELHYLVGNKSDILSLDIQKNLAMNLGYTEANEAAGVENFMQEYFLHATNIYKFSHTVFELCRQSNRSIKEVLSTFTKKSLGEGFIANASKLSMEGDPGERFQKDRTLFLKLFDLCRKNNLQPDFRLKRQLRRHKHLLDHEFIKENAVKEFLFSLLENPHSEKSLRLLHESEILGQILPEFGRAHCMVSYDFYHRYTADEHSLRMVRFLEELINSTGHGLEELIRIYQDLPEKPLLKFAVLLMSIGKDHGSQTDCNQGEILSTITDRFKLTPSEAETLHFLITNQIEMIETALHQDIHEPTIIKNFAKRVENEERLKLLYLMSYADLRAVAPGTWTSWKSVLLSELYHRALQYLERPASLKEKPQATSDAVYQALQSEFPVAEIEHHLDQLHEDYLRSSRSDEIALHLRLIRSLGGKKFILNHQYNEAGNFHHLTLCCLAKLEAFKKLVGTLTAKNLNILGARIYLKKDGIVILSIQVGAAKEDPQNLQIWKAVKQNLGEVFEGKTSLRTLLAGRTRYVTQKSAALAITPKIQVDNSMQTPFTFVRIEARDHIGMLFKIATVFAEFGIQVHRAKVSTKGDRGVDVFHVSLNDKKIVFPKLIRRIKEKLVQILLTEKLEDIA
- the glpQ gene encoding glycerophosphoryl diester phosphodiesterase, with product MKIQRKRGVKLFIYAWAVLIFSCGTVGQGTAKCPTRMGSEFSQQGFLVIAHRGSTTKFPENTLPAFEEALQVDGANALQVDLSLTRDGKVVLWHDWDPNDSIALIRQEGREPVVKFKPSGPLEESRWRKKISELTLTTFREHYGYQDKITQAKSDIQIPTIEDFIGWAAGQETLRAVFFKLRVPADESRLAPLMLQAIKNGVDRMHPPPGFDLIFVTPHEEILNRVKHQFSDFLFSYDREIPAVGITNYHRFTSVPHAMQFKNRFAGIGLQMHTGSPILSPWEIYQHILTMDFKIRDNYQKSDSNYIKMISWTFNDEEKLWCLIHLGVDGIVTDRPGTLRRIALELGKVLD